In Lycium ferocissimum isolate CSIRO_LF1 chromosome 11, AGI_CSIRO_Lferr_CH_V1, whole genome shotgun sequence, a single genomic region encodes these proteins:
- the LOC132037288 gene encoding probable protein phosphatase 2C 60 yields MLSRLINFLRACWRPSSDHSVRAGSDSAGRQDGLFWYKDSGQHLTGEFSMAVVQANNLLEDQSQIESGSLSLLDSGPYGTFAGIYDGHGGPETSRYINDHLFQHLKRFAAEQNSMSVDVIRKAFQATEDGFFSVVAKQWPMKPQMAAVGSCCLVAVICNGTLYVANVGDSRAVLGRLVKATGEVIAIQLSAEHNASFESVRQELHAMHPDDPQIVVLKHNIWRVKGLIQISRSIGDIYLKKPEYNREPLYAKFRLREPFKRPILSSDPSMTVQELEPHDQFLILASDGLWEHLSNQEAVDLVQNSPRSGSARRLVKTALQEAAKKREMRYSDLKKIDRGVRRHFHDDISVIVVFLDSDLVSRASSLRGPTLSLRGGGMNFAAKSLAPCAATPI; encoded by the exons ATGTTATCAAGGCTGATAAATTTCCTGCGGGCCTGTTGGCGGCCATCGTCGGACCATTCTGTACGTGCCGGTTCGGATTCAGCTGGACGACAAGATGGACTTTTTTGGTATAAGGATAGTGGTCAACACTTGACTGGTGAGTTCTCAATGGCAGTTGTACAGGCCAATAATTTGCTGGAGGATCAAAGCCAGATTGAGTCGGGTTCTTTGAGCTTGCTTGATTCGGGCCCTTACGGAACCTTTGCTGGGATATACGATGGTCATGGTGGACCTGAGACATCACGGTATATCAATGATCACCTCTTTCAGCATCTCAAGA GGTTTGCAGCCGAACAAAATTCTATGTCTGTAGATGTGATACGGAAAGCATTTCAAGCTACAGAAGATGGATTCTTTTCTGTGGTTGCAAAGCAATGGCCAATGAAACCGCAGATGGCTGCTGTAGGATCTTGCTGTCTGGTAGCGGTTATCTGCAACGGTACCCTTTATGTTGCTAACGTTGGTGATTCCCGAGCTGTTTTGGGAAGACTTGTGAAGGCTACGGGGGAGGTTATTGCCATCCAGCTTTCTGCTGAGCATAATGCAAGTTTTGAATCTGTCAGACAGGAGTTGCATGCAATGCATCCGGATGACCCGCAGATAGTGGTATTGAAGCATAACATATGGCGTGTAAAGGGTCTGATTCAG ATTTCGAGATCTATTGGTGATATATACCTTAAAAAGCCTGAATACAATAGGGAGCCTTTGTACGCGAAGTTTCGTTTGCGTGAACCTTTTAAAAGGCCCATATTGAGCTCTGATCCATCAATGACTGTTCAAGAACTCGAACCGCATGATCAATTTCTCATATTAGCTTCTGATGGTCTCTGGGAACATCTTAGCAATCAAGAAGCAGTTGATTTAGTACAAAATAGCCCCCGAAGC GGAAGTGCTCGGAGGCTTGTAAAAACTGCATTACAAGAAGCAGCAAAGAAAAGGGAGATGCGGTATTCTGATCTAAAGAAGATCGATCGTGGTGTTAGGAGGCATTTTCACGACGATATCTCAGTCATAGTTGTGTTTCTAGATTCAGATCTTGTAAGTAGGGCGAGCTCGTTGAGGGGCCCCACTTTATCTCTGAGAGGAGGTGGTATGAATTTTGCAGCAAAAAGTTTGGCTCCCTGTGCCGCTACTCCCATATAA